The sequence GTAAACCGTTAGCACCTCTTTCCAATGCAAAGAAGTCACTTGAAGGGTCAAGTTCAGTAAAGATAGGTTGACCATTCTTTAAGACGATTGCTTTTTGGTTGTCGATTGTTACAATGTCACCAGCCTTAAACACAATAGGAATTTGTGTATCATAGTTAACATTGTCTGACTTGTTGTATACTTTTAGGTCTAAGAACTTCATAGCAGATACAGGTTCATGCGTACCATAACCAGCAATATGAATCTGAACTTTTGCTAATTGCTTAGTTGAGAAGTCATTCCTACTATCAAACCATGAGGAAGATAATTTAGTATGGTGCTTACCGTAAGCGTCAACCTTAGCAAAGTAAGCAAACCACTGTTGACCAATCCTAGACATTTGAATAATACCGTTAAAGTCAGCAAAGATACCTTTCTTGCTACCATAGCTATTAGTAAAATAATGTCCACTTGCTAAAGAACCAGCCCTAGCCTCAGCCTTTGTATAGTTACCGTCACTAGCATTGTCCACCATAGCGACCTTACCAATGACTACGTTATTAGTATCTAAAAGGTACAACTCAACTCGTCCTACCTGTTTTAAAGAACCAGCCGATAGTTGAACACGTCCAGTTACCTGAAAGTCAGTTAAGGCACTTGTAAGTGTTTTAATTCCACTTCCTCCATGCCATTGAGTACCCGTACCGTAATCACCGTTAGTTTGTTTAATGGCTATACCGTCAGAACTTAAAGCACCAGCCACAACCCCACCGTCAACCACATTATGAAGTGACCAACCAGTATAAGTATCCATTAGATCATTTAGTACAAGTGGGTCAATAGCAACCTTTGATTTATCAACCACGTCCTCACTACCTACCTTGACAAACTTCTCAGCGTTAAGAATGGCAATAGAAGTAGTGTCACTCTTAATTGTCATATCAACTACAGGGTAAGTTTCAGCCGAACCATTGTTAGTGATAGTGATAGGTGTATAGTCAACAGGCGACCAGTCAACAGTCTTTTCAGTTAAACTTTCAGCATAAGGTGAAGGACAGATAAACACTATAGTTGCAGTACCAGTACTAAATAATTCTTGAATGTTTGTTTCCCCTGATACCCTTGCCATGTACATCTTGTCAGGTTCATCTAATAGAATTAAAGGTTGTAAGTCTTTATGGAAAAGGTAAGTAGCAAAATCCCTAGCCTTTTTGATTACGTCATGTTCATCAATACCTAATAACATAATCTCGACTTCTATCTTTCTTTCACCTAGTTCAATACCAAAGTCATAAGTACCAGCACGTCCATAAATCTTTTCTGTCTTATGATCTATTGACGGTAATATAGAGTATTTAATATCAGTTACTTTTACATAACTAGGTAAAGTTACATTTTGAAATTTAATTGCCATTGAGTTACACCCCTTTTTAAAATAAAAAAAGGCGTACTAGCTTAATAGCTAAATACACCTTTTGCACGTTCAGCAATACGTTTACGTTTTTCTAACTCGTCTACAATACGTTGAATGTCAGCGTCCTCACGAATGATCACAGGTTCATTAAAGATAATTTCGTACTTATCTCCACCTGAGGATTTAACACGAGAATCACCACCAGCCTGAGACGCTAAATGTGAGGCTACGGCACTCGCAAATGGTTTCATGTACCTCTTATGCTGGATAGGCATTACAGCCTCAGCACCAGCCTCTCCAACGCCCTGACCACCACCTAAGATTGAAGCACCGTTAAAGACACCACCCTTAGCGTTCCAGTTTACAGAAAACTTAGGATATTTAACTTTACCACCAAAGGCAGAACCAGTGGAGACACTAACCTTAGGTAACTTGATTTTAGGAATAGAGATTTTCATACCAGCAAACGCCTTAACGATAGTCTTGATAATTCCCAGTACAATAGACTTAGCTTTTTCGATAGGATTTGTGATAGCGTTCTTGATACCATTCCATACGGAAGTAGCAGTAGACTTCACAGCGTTGAAAATGCCCTTGATAGCAGACTTCAATCCGTTGAAAGTTGATACAGCTAGGTTTTTGATACCTGTGAATGAACCACTTAGAGACGACCTAATAGCGTTCCAAATGTTAACTATGAAACTACGTATCCCTGTTAGGACACCAGTAATAATAGCCTTGATACCATTCCAAGCACCTCTTACAAGTCCCATACCAGCCTTAGCGAACCCTCTTAGTGGTGCAAGTAACTTACCTAAGAAGTAAAGCTGAATTAAGTTCCAAACTAAGATCACAGCATTTTTAAGAATAGCCTTAACGTTTTCCCATGCACCTTTCCAGTTACCTTTTAGGATATTTGAGAATAATTGAATTACGTTTTGTACTATATTGATAGCTGACGTGATTACAGATTTAATGTTATTCCAAGTTCCTACAATGATAGATAGGATAGTAGGCATTAGGAAACTGATCACTGACCATATAATCTTAAAAGCACCTACCACTATAGGCATAATGTACTTCATTACAAAGTCGATTACAGCCATAACAGCGTTAAAAGTGTCGCTAATGATTGCCTTAATTTGAGGCATTTTTTCCATAATGAATCCAGCAATAGCACCGAACGCTGTTTTAATCACAGACCAAATAATAGTCATAACACCCATGATCTGAGTACCATGTTGTTTCCACATTTCAGCTAACCAGTTAAGTGCCATAATGATACCGTCAATGACAGTAACTACAATAGTACCTAGAATACTGAAAGCACCTTTAAGAATAGGTAGAACCACGTTAGCAATACCAGTTACGATTACAGCTAAATGATCTCCTAACCATTTCCACAAGTTACCCATTGTTCCAGCCCCACCAGTTACAGTAGCGATAAGGTTACTGAATGATGTTTTCAACCTTCCCCACGCCTCAGATACAGGCTTAACAAAAGCGTCAACAAATGCAGTCTTAACACCCTCCCATACAGTAGACCATGCGTTTCTGAAAGCCTCAGAGTGTTTCAGTAAGTTATTGACAGAGGCAACCAATACAATAATTGCAGTAGCTAAGATTAAAGCGAAACCAGCAACAGTAAGGAAACCTAATACAAATGGTGCTATCATAGTCCACAATGCACCGAAACTCGCCGCAAGTCCCCCTGTAAGCCCTATACCGACAGCCAATGGTGCTAAGAGTGTTCCTAGTGCCAGTGTCAATAGTAGGATACCCCAAAGCATTTGTGATAGTTGTGGGTGTGCCTCAGCAAAAGCCTTCATAATATTACCTACAGCAGTAGCACCTTTCATTAACCACACAACGAATGTAGTAAAGGCACGTACAAATGGGTCTAATGCACCAGTCCACGCTTTCTTTAAACCGTCAAAGGCTGGTATTAACCGACCATCAATAGCGTTAGACATTTTGATTAAGCCCACTACAGATAATGCAGTAGCAATACCGAATACTAAGAAAGCACCTCTAGCACGTCCGATACCCTGTTGAATGTACCTCATTTCATCACGTAAAGCCCTGAGGTTATTTTGATCACCGACACGCTGTATAGCTAAGTTAAGTACGCTACCTTGACGTGCTGTTCTCTCCATTCTCTCACCTAGACGTAAGAAGTTTGCCGATAATCCACCTAAAGGTGTTTCATTCATATTACGAATAAGTCTAGTGGATTGAAGTGTTCTTTGTTGCATATAATCATTAGCACGTCTCATAGATTCAACCATACGAGTACCGTACATTTCATTTAGTCGTGCAAGCCCCTGAGTGGATTGTCCAGCCTCACGTAACCTTTGTGCGTACAATTGTAAGTGTCTAGGTAATGCTGAAAATTCTTCACGAATCTCATGCCCTACCCTACGACCAGCACTTCCAAATTCCTCAAACTCTCTAGTAGCTGACTGTAGAACCCTTAACTGACTTGCCATATCCGTACCTAAAGTACGTGCTAAGTGACGTGAACTATCAGATACCCTATTCAAGTTGTTTGCCATTTGGTTAGCACTATTCTGAACGGTGTTAGCAGTTTGTGTCATAGTGTTGGTAACGTCTCCACCCATGTTCTGAATGTCTCGTGATACCTGTTGTAACTGTCTATTAAATTCACTCGTATCCAACGTTAACGTTACGAGAATATCAGCTAATGTTGCCATTCATTCACCACCCCTTATACAAGAAAAAAGGATAACCAAAGTCAGATTATGAACTTTAGTTACCCCTTTCCCTACTTATTAAATTTTGCAAATAACTCATTCAGCTTGTTTTCTTTAGTCTCTTTATCAATAGGGTTAAACACGCCTCTAATATCAACAGTATTAAGTGGTCTACCCATATCGTCATATTGTCTTTTGTATAACTTCTTAGGGTCAATACCCTTTTTGCCATAGTTACCACTAGCTGACATAAGTAAACTAGTGAACCATGCAGTACGTTCATATTCTTTATCACTATCAACATACTGTTGTACGGTTTTAGCGTTAACCATATCAAACAATTCAGGAAGGGTAAGTGAAAACAGTTCGTCAGGTTTTAGGTTTAGTAACCCATACCCCCACTGTTTCACTTCCTCCCAATTTAGTTTTTTGCGTTACCACCCATTGCCTTACCTAAAGCCTCTTGAACCTCTTTCATGTTATCCATAGTGATAAGTGAACCAACATATTCCTCAGTTAACTCAGCGTCCTCATGTTTAAGACCAGCAGTTAACATTGTTCTCATAGCACGAATAGTAATTTTATCTCCTAATTCAGCTAAAGAATGTCCTAGCTTGTCCTCAACCTCGATTAGAGTATTAAGGTTAAACTTGATAGTTCTTTCTTTATCCAATACGATTTTTGCCTCGCCACGTTGTACATTAGCCATGATTAAATTTCCCCCTTGAAAGTGTGATTAAAGTGTGTTAAGCTAAATTGAGTTAAGTTAATTAGATTACAGCAGATTCAGTTAAAGCCCCTGTGCCTTCTAATGTGATACTGAAAGTTACAGCGTCGTCAAGTGGTGCTTCAATAGGGAAGTCACTGATTAGTGCTTTACCTTTGAATAGAATAGAACCGATAGCCATTTCTACGTCAACTTCTTCACGATTAGCCCATGCAGTATTTAAAGCTGTGAACGCTGAATCTCCAACGATCATAAATGCTTCCATTTCTACAGACCATTCTTTTGTTCCACCGACCTTAGTTACCCAGCCACCACTTGTTTTATCAGTAGTTTCGATAAGGTTAAGTGTTCTATTTAGTGTAGCCCCTGATTGTCCACCGACAGCAGTTGCAGGTGTACCAGTTTTAACTATTACGTCAACGCCAGCTAATTTTTCTCCAGCCATTTGTTATTCCCCCTCGTTTATCATAAATCTAAAGTTATTGCTATACAGATACTTACCGTTAATGTCCTTACCCATAGCCAAAGGAATAGGGTTTTGAGACTTAACCATAATCACCTGTACGCTACCTATATTAAAGTTAGTTTTATTTTCTAATAGATTTCTAAATACGAAACTAGTAGCCTCAGCTTTACTAGGGTGTTCATCCCTAACTTTGATTTGAACTATCATAGGGAACACACCAGCCTTAGCCTCAGTGTTAGCTTGTAACTCTACTATGTTAGAATTGACAGGTGAGTTAAGTGGGTACTCAGTAGGAAAGATATTTAGTTCAGGAAACTCAGTTCGTAAGAACCTTACAATCTCAATAGTTGATACCATTTACTCACCCCTTCAATGCTTTTTTAATTTCTTGTTCAATAAGTTTTCGGTAATGAGGTGCTTCACCTTCATGTGGACGTGTTAGGTATTTGTTACCTACAGCATAAGTAGCACCACTAAGCCCACTTCCACCTGATTTCTGTTTTGACTTTTCGCCTAAGTTATAGGTTTCTTCATGAATCCATATAGCATAGTTGAAGTCATACGATCTGTTAGGATTGTCGTTAAATGCCTCGAAACCAACCCAACCTATGATCTTAGCACCGTCTTTGTCCACATCATGAAAACCACCCATTTCTAAGTCACCTTCATCATATGG is a genomic window of Neobacillus niacini containing:
- a CDS encoding distal tail protein Dit, with the protein product MAIKFQNVTLPSYVKVTDIKYSILPSIDHKTEKIYGRAGTYDFGIELGERKIEVEIMLLGIDEHDVIKKARDFATYLFHKDLQPLILLDEPDKMYMARVSGETNIQELFSTGTATIVFICPSPYAESLTEKTVDWSPVDYTPITITNNGSAETYPVVDMTIKSDTTSIAILNAEKFVKVGSEDVVDKSKVAIDPLVLNDLMDTYTGWSLHNVVDGGVVAGALSSDGIAIKQTNGDYGTGTQWHGGSGIKTLTSALTDFQVTGRVQLSAGSLKQVGRVELYLLDTNNVVIGKVAMVDNASDGNYTKAEARAGSLASGHYFTNSYGSKKGIFADFNGIIQMSRIGQQWFAYFAKVDAYGKHHTKLSSSWFDSRNDFSTKQLAKVQIHIAGYGTHEPVSAMKFLDLKVYNKSDNVNYDTQIPIVFKAGDIVTIDNQKAIVLKNGQPIFTELDPSSDFFALERGANGLLVSPPVADVSIRYKERWL
- a CDS encoding phage tail tube protein, with the protein product MAGEKLAGVDVIVKTGTPATAVGGQSGATLNRTLNLIETTDKTSGGWVTKVGGTKEWSVEMEAFMIVGDSAFTALNTAWANREEVDVEMAIGSILFKGKALISDFPIEAPLDDAVTFSITLEGTGALTESAVI
- a CDS encoding minor capsid protein: MVSTIEIVRFLRTEFPELNIFPTEYPLNSPVNSNIVELQANTEAKAGVFPMIVQIKVRDEHPSKAEATSFVFRNLLENKTNFNIGSVQVIMVKSQNPIPLAMGKDINGKYLYSNNFRFMINEGE